A DNA window from Zonotrichia albicollis isolate bZonAlb1 unplaced genomic scaffold, bZonAlb1.hap1 Scaffold_122, whole genome shotgun sequence contains the following coding sequences:
- the LOC141727396 gene encoding uncharacterized protein LOC141727396 isoform X1, with protein MGPQNAQISQGEEGGGGRGTRGRAASRRLANPCHGGAGREQPGGASEAAVGAAEAGGGPRGQRGSRRHSSGGGDSAHGGARDRSSGRSAAVRTRPAAEGAAPSWAGPGGAREREARGWRRWRAHAPWQRRRFHTGGAKAAREGQNPHDCDGGGQRHPGNAHGPPQPRRAGLRQTGRDGCSVPATATERGRRRVMTHKPGSRSGAGFSSVRRRGTGAAERGRERERDRGSAGVRHGHRGRSPDRACAERSAGEARSGRGCSHSREGTGRDRARSGCRGCPRDRPCSGPTAAGTQPAPATSTQFQPPSKSQAGDFSRLQLMLCEAHRTPQQPGPTEVTETAFTR; from the coding sequence ATGGGTCCCCAGAACGCCCAGATCTCTCAGGGGGAGGAGGGCGGAGGGGGTCGGGGAACCCGGGGCAGAGCCGCTTCTCGGCGACTGGCGAACCCGTGCCACGGCGGCGCCGGCCGGGAGCAGCCCGGGGGGGCCTCAGAGGCGGCCGTGGGGGCTGCGGAGGCCGGCGGGGGCCCACGGGGGCAGCGGGGCAGTCGCAGGCACAGCAGCGGCGGAGGCGATAGCGCGCACGGCGGTGCCCGCGATCGCAGCAGCGGGCGGTCGGCAGCGGTCCGGACACGGCCGGCGGCTGAGGGGGCAGCGCcgagctgggccgggccgggcggagcgCGAGAGCGGGAGGCGCGGGGTTGGCGGCGGTGGCGGGCGCATGCGCCATGGCAGCGGCGGCGGTTTCACACAGGGGGTGCCAAAGCCGCGCGCGAAGGGCAGAACCCGCACGACTGCGATGGCGGCGGGCAGCGGCACCCGGGGAACGCGCACGGGCCGCCGCAGCCGCGCCGGGCGGGACTGAGGCAGACGGGACGGGACGGCTGCAGCGTCCCTGCCACCGCCACGGAGCGCGGCAGGCGCCGGGTGATGACGCACAAACCCGGCAGCCGGAGCGGGGCGGGTTTTTCCTCAGTGCGCAGACGCGGCACGGGCGCGGCCGAGCGGGGACGGGAGCGAGAACGGGACCGGGGCAGCGCCGGTGTCCGTCACGGGCATAGGGGGCGTTCCCCAGACCGCGCCTGCGCCGAGAGAAGCGCAGGGGAGGCGCGCTCGGGGCGGGGGTGTTCGCACTCCCGTGAGGGCACCGGCAGAGACCGGGCGCGGTCTGGGTGCAGAGGGTGCCCGAGGGACCGGCCCTGCTCCGGTCCCACGGCAGCGGGCACGCAGCCAGCCCCGGCAACCAGCACACAGTTTCAGCCTCCATCAAAATCTCAAGCTGGAGATTTTTCGCGGCTGCAGCTCATGTTGTGTGAGGCGCACCGAACTCCTCAACAGCCCGGTCCCACAGAAGTGACGGAAACAGCATTTACCAGATGA
- the LOC141727396 gene encoding uncharacterized protein LOC141727396 isoform X2 translates to MGPQNAQISQGEEGGGGRGTRGRAASRRLANPCHGGAGREQPGGASEAAVGAAEAGGGPRGQRGSRRHSSGGGDSAHGGARDRSSGRSAAVRTRPAAEGAAPSWAGPGGAREREARGWRRWRAHAPWQRRRFHTGGAKAAREGQNPHDCDGGGQRHPGNAHGPPQPRRAGLRQTGRDGCSVPATATERGRRRVMTHKPGSRSGAGFSSVRRRGTGAAERGRERERDRGSAGVRHGHRGRSPDRACAERSAGEARSGRGCSHSREGTGRDRARSGCRGCPRDRPCSGPTAAGTQPAPATSTQFQPPSKSQAGDFSRLQLMLYCQFSGFLQLLFLQLL, encoded by the exons ATGGGTCCCCAGAACGCCCAGATCTCTCAGGGGGAGGAGGGCGGAGGGGGTCGGGGAACCCGGGGCAGAGCCGCTTCTCGGCGACTGGCGAACCCGTGCCACGGCGGCGCCGGCCGGGAGCAGCCCGGGGGGGCCTCAGAGGCGGCCGTGGGGGCTGCGGAGGCCGGCGGGGGCCCACGGGGGCAGCGGGGCAGTCGCAGGCACAGCAGCGGCGGAGGCGATAGCGCGCACGGCGGTGCCCGCGATCGCAGCAGCGGGCGGTCGGCAGCGGTCCGGACACGGCCGGCGGCTGAGGGGGCAGCGCcgagctgggccgggccgggcggagcgCGAGAGCGGGAGGCGCGGGGTTGGCGGCGGTGGCGGGCGCATGCGCCATGGCAGCGGCGGCGGTTTCACACAGGGGGTGCCAAAGCCGCGCGCGAAGGGCAGAACCCGCACGACTGCGATGGCGGCGGGCAGCGGCACCCGGGGAACGCGCACGGGCCGCCGCAGCCGCGCCGGGCGGGACTGAGGCAGACGGGACGGGACGGCTGCAGCGTCCCTGCCACCGCCACGGAGCGCGGCAGGCGCCGGGTGATGACGCACAAACCCGGCAGCCGGAGCGGGGCGGGTTTTTCCTCAGTGCGCAGACGCGGCACGGGCGCGGCCGAGCGGGGACGGGAGCGAGAACGGGACCGGGGCAGCGCCGGTGTCCGTCACGGGCATAGGGGGCGTTCCCCAGACCGCGCCTGCGCCGAGAGAAGCGCAGGGGAGGCGCGCTCGGGGCGGGGGTGTTCGCACTCCCGTGAGGGCACCGGCAGAGACCGGGCGCGGTCTGGGTGCAGAGGGTGCCCGAGGGACCGGCCCTGCTCCGGTCCCACGGCAGCGGGCACGCAGCCAGCCCCGGCAACCAGCACACAGTTTCAGCCTCCATCAAAATCTCAAGCTGGAGATTTTTCGCGGCTGCAGCTCATGTTGT ATTGCcagttttctggttttcttcagTTATTATTTCTTCAGTTATTATAG